The genomic stretch CCCGAGAAGTTCTGCTGGATAAGGTCTGGGGCTATCACTTTGAGGGATACGCCCGGACGGTGGACACCCACATCCGAAGGCTTCGCAAGAAACTTGGCCCCATGGCCGACTACATCGAAACCGTCTGGGGGGTAGGGTATCGTTTTCGGGAATGAACTTATCTTTTTAAGTCTAGGGGTTCTCTTAGGTCTGGGTGGAGCCCTTCTGTTTCTTAAAAAGAGGGGGGGCCGAGAGCTTAAGTCTCCCCTGCCTCCCCCCGGAGAGAAGACCTGCGACGAAAGAGATTATTTAATCAAGGCCCTGGATTGCCTCGAGGAGGGGGTGGCCCTGCTGGATCATTCCGGCAAGATCCTCCAGACCAATTCCCTCTTCTCTTTTCTCCTCCCGGCCCCTGACCCTCAGGGCCGCAATATTCGGGAGATCCTCCGCAAACCAGAATTTGTCGCCGCCCTCACCAGGGAAGAGGAGATCACGGTTTACCTGGACCCCAGCTGGACCGGCCGGGGGCATCTTGAAGTCCGGCTGATTCCCCTGGCCGAAAGAAAGGTCCTTCTCCTTAAGGACGTTACCAGGATCCGCCAGATGGAAGTCAGTCAGAGAGACTTTATCGCCAATGTCTCCCACGAGCTCAAAACGCCCCTAACGGCTATTGCCGGCTACGCCGAGACCATTCTGGAGGAGAGCCAGGATGAAATCATAAGCCATTCCGCCAGAGTAATACTCAAACACTCCGAAAGGCTCACCAAACTTATCCGCAACCTCCTGACCCTCTCAAGTCTTAAGGGCCACCTTCTTGAAGAAAAGATTCTCCTTGAAGCCGTGGTGCTCCAGAGCCTGGAAGCGGTAACTTCCCTGGCCCGAGAGAAGCAAATAAAACTCACCTTTAAAGGCAAAGGGCAGGTGTTCCTTAGGGGAAAGGAGGATCTCCTCGTGCAGGCCCTTATAAACATTCTAGAAAATGCCATAAAGTTCTCCCCTCCAGGCTCAAAGGTGGAGCTCACCACAGAGACAGAAGGGCCGTGGATCAAAATAACCATTGCGGATCAAGGGCCGGGAATACCCGAAGAAGCCAAAGAGAGAATATTTGAGAGATTCTACCAGGCCGGGCGAGACAGGCGCCAAGGGGCCGGATTAGGTCTGGCCATCACTAAGGAGATCATCACCGTCCACGGAGGCTGCATCTGGGCCGAAAATCTCCCCTCAGGGGGAGCGGCGTTTCATATTATCCTGCCAGCAATTCCCTAAAGACCGCCATTTTTTTGTCAAAGATTCTCCATCAGTTTGTCATAGGCCGCCCCTAAAGTAGGCCCTGCCTATTCAGGCAAATCAAATCCTTTAAGGAGGTGTCTCCATGAAGATGTTATGGGGCTTTTTGCTGGTGCTTGTCCTCGTCGCTCCCGCCTGGAGCTACCAGGTAGATGACCCTTTGCTAAGGGTTCTTATCCGAAAGGGGATTCTCAGCGAAGACGAGGCCCTGGAAATTCTCCAGGAGGCCCGCAAGGAAAAGGTGCTTGAAGAGCAGAGGACACGAAAGATCGCCCAGGAAGTGGCCAGGAAGGAAAGTACCAAGGTGGCCCTGCCCAAAGGGCTAAGGGGAGTTAAACTGGGCACTCTTACCTACATTGACTACTCCGCCGGCAAGAAAAACGGAGAATCTTACAACAAGTTCGCCATCACCAGAGGATACCTCAACTTCAAAAAGAAGATAAATGACTGGTTGAGCTTTCGGATGACCCCGGATGTCCATCTAGATGATAATGGTGACCTTAATGTGCGTATCAAATATGCCTATGCCGGTTTCAAGCTCCCCTCCTTCGGTTTCCTGACCGATATCAAGATGGAGGCCGGCCAGGGCCACTTCCCCTGGCTCGATTTTCAGGAGCATATCAACCCCTACCGGGCTCAGGGAACCATGGCCCGGGAGCGGGCCGGAACTTTCAACTCCGCTGATGTCGGCGTCTCCATCGCCGGATACTTCGGGGGCCGGCTGGACAAGACCTATGTCCGGGAGCTCTCCAGCCACTACCCCGTCTTTAACCATTACGATGGTAAGTATGGTTCCTGGTGGTTCTCGGTGATGAATGGCGGTGGTTATCACGCCAAGGAGAATAACCAGAACAAGGTCATCGAAGGCCGGATCACCCTAAGACCTTTTGGGGATTATACCCAGGGGTTTATGCCGCTGGCTGGTCTTCAGTTCAGCTACTTCTTCATCCGGGGAGAGGGGAACAACACCCCGGCAGAAAACTACTCCAGCGGCTACAGCTCCGGGCTGGTCAGCGCCAACACCTCCCTTGATAGCTGGAACAAGGAATATCCAGACTACAACCTGGACCTCTTTATGCTTTCCTACCAGCACACCTGGTTTGTGATCACCCTGGAGTACAGCACCTCTGAGGGCAATAATTCCGGCAAATGGGTTGGCCCCACCGGCGAGGCCCTGGACACCGAGCTCTGGTCTGTCTTTGCCGATGTCACTCTGCCGGTCTTCGGTGAGAGGCTTCACCTCTTCGGTCGTTATGACAGCTTCGATCCCGATGAAGACGATGTCTGGACTGCCGGTATCGGAGACGATGAATACGACCTCTACATGGTTGGTCTGGCCTACCAGGTCTACAAAAAGAACATGATCCTTCTGGTCAATGAGTGGGTGGACTATGAGCGCAACAACGGCGGGCTCAAAAAGCTCCCTTCGGTTAACAAGGCCCTGGACAACGACTACCGAATCCAGCTGGTCTATCAGGTGAGTTTCTGATACCCTCTGACTCTCCTCCTCCCGGACGGGCTGACCGGCCCGTCCGGGCCCCAAAAGGGGGAGCTGGAAATCTAGCGAATAAAAAACTAGCTTATAGGCAGGCTTAACAAAGGAGGGCTCTATGAAACGATTACTTATTCTTATGAGCGTCATAATGCTTCTGGCCCTGGGAATCTCCCCGGCAGGGGCTAAAAAGGTCCAGCTTTTAGGGGCCGGGGCCACTTTCCCCTACCCTCTTTACTCCAAGTGGTTTTCCGTCTATCACCAGAAAACCGGAGTCAAGATTAACTATCAGGCTATTGGCTCCGGTGGGGGAATACGCCAGATCATCAATCGCACCGTGGATTTTGGGGCCTCAGACGCCCCTATGAGCGACCAAGAACTGGCCAAGGCCCCGGGAAAGATTCTTCATATCCCCACGGCTTTGGGAGCAGTGGCGGTGGTTTTTAATGTTCCGGGAGTCACCGAACTTAAGCTTTCCCCGGAGGTTTTGGTCGATATCTTCCTTGGCCGGATCAAAAAGTGGAACGACCCAGCTATAAAGGCCCTAAACCCCCAGGCCAAACTCCCCAAACTTCCCATAATGGTGGCCCATCGTTCCGACGGATCCGGAACAACCTATGTTTTTACCGACTATTTAAGCAAGGTCAGTCCTGAATGGGCCAAACGCGTGGGCCGAGGGAAATCTGTCAACTGGCCAGTGGGAATCGGTGGCAAGGGCAACCAGGGAGTAGCCGGTATTGTTCTCCAGATTCCAGGAACCATCGGTTATGTAGAGGTCTCTTATGCTGAACAGAGCAAAATGGCCGTGGCTGCCCTTAAAAATAAGGCCGGGAACTTCATCAAACCAACCCTTTCAGCGATAAGCGCTGCAGCCAAGATAGAAATTCCAGATGATACCCGGTGCTCCTTAACCGACACCGAGGCCCCCGAAGGATACCCCATCTCGGCCATGACTTGGTTGCTGGTCTATCAGGAGCAGGCTTACGGCAATCGCTCTTACGAGCGGGCCAAGACCTTGGTTGATCTTCTCTGGTGGTGTATCCATGAGGCCCAGCAGTACAACGAACCCCTGCTCTATGGACGGCTCCCGGAAAACGTGGTCAAAAAGGCCGAAAAGATAATCGAATCCATAACCTACAAAGGAACCCCCATCCTAAATCACTAAGTAAACATAAGAGGCCAAGGAGCTGGAGTCACAAACTCCTTGGCCCCTTATTGCTCCTCAGGGATAAGAAAACCCCCCCTCCCTCGGGTTATCAATCGATAGGTATGGCCGATAAGAAGCGGAAAATTCCAGGGACCATGCCCTACAGGAAGACCAGCAATAATAGGAAGATGGGAAGGAATTGTCTCCAGGATGAGGTCCCAGGCTATCTCTCCGCAAAAGGTAAAATTACCCAAAGCCAGGCCGGAGATCTTCTCCAAGATGCCGGCGAGGTGAAGCTGTTTAAATAGACGATCCACCCGGTAAGGAGCCTCGCCGACCTCCTCTAAGAAGAGGATAGCCCCTTCGGCCCTGGGGATAAAAGGGGTACCCACAAGACTGACAAAAGTTGTCAGGTTACCGCCAATAAGTGTCCCTCTGGCTTCGCCCTCTTGCACGGCACTCCCCTGAAGAGTGGGAAGGGCCCCGGAAAAGAGGACCTCTCTGAGAGCCCTAAGGGTCTCAAGGGAACTAATCTCTAGGGTGGCCACCAACGGGGCATGGAGTCCTTTAAGGGAGGCCTTGGCCAAGGCCGCATTTAAAAGGGCCGTGGTGTCACTAAAGCCTATCAGCAAGGGGCCCTGGCGGGCCAAAAGCTCCCAGGGCAGGCGATCAAGGAGCCTCAGGGCCCCATAGCCTCCCCGGGCAGCCCAGAAGACAGAGATCTTCTGCCGGAGAAGAAACAGAATCTGGCCCAGACGGTCAACATCTGAGGCCGCTAGGTAGCGCCTTGGAGGCGAGGGAGGAGGAAGCAGGGGGGAGAGATCCAGGGCCTCAAGAAGCCTCAGGCCAGCCAGGAATCCCCTCCGAGGAGGAGGGCTTGAGGGGAAGAAGACCCCAAGCTGCTCCCCTGGTCTAAGAGGCTTTATTGCGCTCATAAAAGATCCGCAGGCCCTCCAGGGTAAGGTGGGGAGTGACAGTTTCGATACGCTGGCTGTATCGGGCCATGACAGGAGCCAGGCCGCCGGTGGCCACTATCTTGGCTCTCTGCCCCATCTCTCTTTCCAGCTGTTCAATCAGACCGTCGGTCAGGGCCGCAAAGCCGAGAATAAGACCAGCCCTCATACTCTCCATGGTATTTTTGCCGATGGCCCGCTCCGGATAGGAAAAAAGTTCTACCTTGGGAAGCCGGGCGGCCTTGACGAAAAGGGCCTCAGCCGCCGGCGAAAGCCCCGGGGCAATGGCCCCTCCAAGGTATTCTCCCCTATCAGAGACACAATCAAAGGTGGTGGCAGTGCCATAATCTACCACTATAAGTGAACGACGATAGCGCTCCCAAGCAGCCAAGGCATTGATAAGCCGGTCAGCCCCAACTTCGGCCGGATGGTCATAAAGAATAGGAATACCAATCACCCCATCCTCTCCGACAACCCTTATCGGGCAATCAAGATAACGGCGAACAAATTCCCGAAACGGCCAAAGAAGAGGGGGAACCACACAGGCTATCGCTACGGCCGAGATCTGCCGAAGGGCAATCCCCTTAAGCTCCATAAGCCCTTTTAGGGAGAGGGCTATCTCATCAGCGGTGAGCTCGTGTTCGGTCTTTAGCCGGAAATCGGCTACCAGGGTATCTCCTTTGAAAATCCCGACCACGATATTGGTATTACCGACATCTATAGCCAAGAGCATGCCCTTATGCTTAGACATTGGCCAACTTTTTGCAAGAGTTTTTTAATAAAGAACAAAAGCGAGTCAGGATCAAATGATGCCGATAAAAAATATAAGAAAGGACTCCCAGGGAAGGGGGTAAGAGCCATGGGACGCCGGATCCATAGTTTCCTCTGTCATCATTTCAACAGCCTCCACGTCTTCTGTAAACTGCGAAGGCTAAAAGTACCCAAGCCGCTGGCCTACCAAGTGGCTGTCTGGTGGGAGAAGAAGGTTCACCGGGTTCTTTATTCTCGTTGAGGCTCTAGGACGATAGGCCGCTGATGCGGCGGTCAAGGCTTCGGTACTGAATGGCCTCCGCGATATGAGCCGCGTCTATTTCTTCAGAGCCGGCCAGATCGGCAATAGTCCGGGAGATTTTAATCACCCGGTGATAAGCCCTGGCCGAAAACCCCAGGCGCCGGGCGGCCTTATCCAGGAGCTCCCGGGCCTTTCCTCTGAGTTTGGCAAACTTAGCTAGTTCTCTGGGACCCATCTGACAATTAAGCCAAAGACCTACCTCTTTAAGTCGGCTATTTTGACGCTCCCTGGCCTCCATGACCCTCTCTCTTATCACCTCTGAGGATTCGCCCCTTGACCAGTTAGAAAGTTCTTCCACCGGCAAGGCCGGAACCTCTATATGGATATCAATTCGATCAAGTAGGGGGCCAGAAATTCGAGAGCGGTAACGGGCAATCTCTCGAGGGCCACAGGTACAGGCATGGAGACGATCACCCAGATGGCCACAGGGACAGGGATTCATACTGGCCAGAAGCTGGACCCTGGCCGGATAGGTGATAGATATCGAGGCCCGCGAGATAGTTACCCTTCCCTCTTCCAGGGGTTGTCTTAAGGCCTCAAGGACATGACGATGAAACTCTGGTAGTTCATCCAGGTAAAGGACACCATTGTGGGCCAGAGACAGTTCTCCTGGCCTTGGAACGGTACCTCCACCAATAAGGCCGGCATCAGAGACCGTATGATGGGGGCTGCGAAAAGGACGCCTTTCTATAAGGGCACCATCTTTAAGAAGGCCGGCCACACTGTAAATTCGGCTGGTCTCCAATGACTCCTCCCGGCTCAAAGGGGGAAGAATCCCGGGCAGGCGTCGCGAAAGCATGGTTTTACCCGATCCGGGCGGGCCGATCATAAGAAGATTGTGCCCTCCCGCAGCGGCCACCTCCAAGGCCCGCTTAGCCGAAGCCTGACCAAGAATATCGGCAAAATCTTCCTCTATGTCCGGGGGAGCGGAAGGAATGGGCCGCGCCAGGGGAAGCGATTGGCGTCCTGAGAAATGTTCTACCACCTGGGCCAGAGAGGTGGCAGCATAGGTGGAGACTTCCTTTATAACGGCCGCCTCGGAAGCGTTGGCCTCCGGAGCCACCAGACCTGACCAGCCCTTCTCTCGCGCCAGAAAGGCCATAGGCAAAAGACCACGAGCTGCCTTGAGGGCTCCATCCAGAGAAAGCTCCCCTACCAGAATCCAATCTGCAAAGGGCTCAGAGGGCAGGAGACCTTGAGCCAAAAGGATCCCTATAGCAATGGGGAGGTCAAAACCGGTGCCATCTTTTTTGAGATCTGCCGGGGCCAAGTTAATAGTGATCCGCTGGGTTGGGAAGGAATAGCCAGAATTCTTTATGGCTGCCTTGACCCGCTCCCTACTTTCTCTCACGGCCCCATCAGGAAGCCCAACAATAGTGAAGGCGGGAAGACCGGGTGAAAGATCCACTTCCACCTCAACAGGTAGGGCCTCGATTCCTAAAACCGCAGCCGTGTTTACCTTGGCCAGCACGCATCTCTTTTCGGCCGTTTCCTGCAACATATTGAGAAAAAATGCTCCGTGTTTATCTTTGCCTCTCGGACATCGACCAAAGAGGGGATCGAGTCATGGCCAAGGTTGTAGGAATATTGGGTTCTCCCAGAAGATATGGCGACACCCAATTACTTTTAAGACTGGCCCTTCGGGCTGCCGAACACGATGGCTGTCAGACTGAACTTATCTGGCTCTATGAAGAGGAGATTAAACCCTGTTTAGGATGCGTCTCCGAAGATGTTAAAGCCTGCCGTTTTCCCTGCATCTTTGAGGACTACGGTAAGTTAATTCTCCAGAAAATAAGAGAAGCCGAGGGTATCATCCTGGCCAGTCCCATATATTGGTATAATGTCTCCGGCCCCATGAAGAACCTCCTTGATCGCCTCACCTGCCTGGAAAACATGGCCCACATCGAGGGATACAGCTATCTGGAAGGCAAGGTGGCCGCAGCTATCGCCGTGGGTAAGGACACCGGGGCCATGATGGCCATCTCATCCATGCTCCTGAGCCTAAACTCCATGGGAGCCATCCTGCCCGCCTGGGCTATGGCCTACTCTCAGGCGGCAGATGTCCTTAAAGATGAAGAGGCCCTTATGGATGCCGTAAACGTAGGTCTTCTTGTAAGCGGCCTTATAAGACGACTGGCTGGTCAAGAAGGCCGAATCATGTATCTCTATGATCCTAAACTTTGCCGTCAGCTACTAAGAGAGGTGCTTCTAGAGAGAAAAAAGGATTAAGTAGACTTTAGGGGGAGTTGAACGAAGAATTTCGTCCCCTGACCGCAGACGCTTTCAAACCAGATTCGCCCCCCGTGGGCTTCAACGATCTTTTTACTGCCGAAAAGGCCAAAGCCCCGGCCATTTTCTTTCCCTCTGGTGTAGCCGGGAAGAAACAGCCTGTCTCTAACTTCAGGGGGTATTCCTGGACCATTGTCAGCCACACAGATAGTAACGGTATCTTGGCTGGCCCAAGAAAGGATCGTGATCTGACCATCTAGGGTCTCGGCCAGGGCCTCATCGGCGTTTTTGATGAGGTTCCAGAGGACTTGGCGCATCTTTCCGACATCAACCGAGATCTCATCAGGATAGTCAAGGAAGAGGGAGACCGGATGAAGGGGTCTAAAATCCTCCAGGACAGACCCAACAAGTTGATCCACCCGGATCGGAGCTATATCAAGGGGAACATCTTCCTTCCCTGAGGCCACCAGGAGGATGTTGTCAATTACCTGAAAGGCCCTATCAAGGGCCCCTTCCATTTTCTGGCAGATCTTGCGGGTGTCTTCATCAGAGAGGCGGCTCCTGAGGAGATCCAGAAAACCAGAGACACCTGTTAAAGG from Thermosulfuriphilus ammonigenes encodes the following:
- a CDS encoding sensor histidine kinase, with translation MALLDHSGKILQTNSLFSFLLPAPDPQGRNIREILRKPEFVAALTREEEITVYLDPSWTGRGHLEVRLIPLAERKVLLLKDVTRIRQMEVSQRDFIANVSHELKTPLTAIAGYAETILEESQDEIISHSARVILKHSERLTKLIRNLLTLSSLKGHLLEEKILLEAVVLQSLEAVTSLAREKQIKLTFKGKGQVFLRGKEDLLVQALINILENAIKFSPPGSKVELTTETEGPWIKITIADQGPGIPEEAKERIFERFYQAGRDRRQGAGLGLAITKEIITVHGGCIWAENLPSGGAAFHIILPAIP
- the pstS gene encoding phosphate ABC transporter substrate-binding protein PstS, whose protein sequence is MKRLLILMSVIMLLALGISPAGAKKVQLLGAGATFPYPLYSKWFSVYHQKTGVKINYQAIGSGGGIRQIINRTVDFGASDAPMSDQELAKAPGKILHIPTALGAVAVVFNVPGVTELKLSPEVLVDIFLGRIKKWNDPAIKALNPQAKLPKLPIMVAHRSDGSGTTYVFTDYLSKVSPEWAKRVGRGKSVNWPVGIGGKGNQGVAGIVLQIPGTIGYVEVSYAEQSKMAVAALKNKAGNFIKPTLSAISAAAKIEIPDDTRCSLTDTEAPEGYPISAMTWLLVYQEQAYGNRSYERAKTLVDLLWWCIHEAQQYNEPLLYGRLPENVVKKAEKIIESITYKGTPILNH
- a CDS encoding S66 peptidase family protein, with amino-acid sequence MSAIKPLRPGEQLGVFFPSSPPPRRGFLAGLRLLEALDLSPLLPPPSPPRRYLAASDVDRLGQILFLLRQKISVFWAARGGYGALRLLDRLPWELLARQGPLLIGFSDTTALLNAALAKASLKGLHAPLVATLEISSLETLRALREVLFSGALPTLQGSAVQEGEARGTLIGGNLTTFVSLVGTPFIPRAEGAILFLEEVGEAPYRVDRLFKQLHLAGILEKISGLALGNFTFCGEIAWDLILETIPSHLPIIAGLPVGHGPWNFPLLIGHTYRLITRGRGGFLIPEEQ
- a CDS encoding type III pantothenate kinase, translating into MSKHKGMLLAIDVGNTNIVVGIFKGDTLVADFRLKTEHELTADEIALSLKGLMELKGIALRQISAVAIACVVPPLLWPFREFVRRYLDCPIRVVGEDGVIGIPILYDHPAEVGADRLINALAAWERYRRSLIVVDYGTATTFDCVSDRGEYLGGAIAPGLSPAAEALFVKAARLPKVELFSYPERAIGKNTMESMRAGLILGFAALTDGLIEQLEREMGQRAKIVATGGLAPVMARYSQRIETVTPHLTLEGLRIFYERNKAS
- a CDS encoding YifB family Mg chelatase-like AAA ATPase — encoded protein: MLQETAEKRCVLAKVNTAAVLGIEALPVEVEVDLSPGLPAFTIVGLPDGAVRESRERVKAAIKNSGYSFPTQRITINLAPADLKKDGTGFDLPIAIGILLAQGLLPSEPFADWILVGELSLDGALKAARGLLPMAFLAREKGWSGLVAPEANASEAAVIKEVSTYAATSLAQVVEHFSGRQSLPLARPIPSAPPDIEEDFADILGQASAKRALEVAAAGGHNLLMIGPPGSGKTMLSRRLPGILPPLSREESLETSRIYSVAGLLKDGALIERRPFRSPHHTVSDAGLIGGGTVPRPGELSLAHNGVLYLDELPEFHRHVLEALRQPLEEGRVTISRASISITYPARVQLLASMNPCPCGHLGDRLHACTCGPREIARYRSRISGPLLDRIDIHIEVPALPVEELSNWSRGESSEVIRERVMEARERQNSRLKEVGLWLNCQMGPRELAKFAKLRGKARELLDKAARRLGFSARAYHRVIKISRTIADLAGSEEIDAAHIAEAIQYRSLDRRISGLSS
- a CDS encoding flavodoxin family protein encodes the protein MAKVVGILGSPRRYGDTQLLLRLALRAAEHDGCQTELIWLYEEEIKPCLGCVSEDVKACRFPCIFEDYGKLILQKIREAEGIILASPIYWYNVSGPMKNLLDRLTCLENMAHIEGYSYLEGKVAAAIAVGKDTGAMMAISSMLLSLNSMGAILPAWAMAYSQAADVLKDEEALMDAVNVGLLVSGLIRRLAGQEGRIMYLYDPKLCRQLLREVLLERKKD
- a CDS encoding two-component system sensor histidine kinase NtrB, whose product is MFEVLPEVVLVVDSERRVLAANRAAREFVGAALHQSNLKTGELLTCLHSKRAGGCGYSSFCSFCSIKTTLEECLKSGEPVFNREAIMALEKEEAVSVINVLINCLPFELSEQKMAVLTLSDITDLKAMERERYEQMERLSLIGSLAASLIHDLKNPLTGVSGFLDLLRSRLSDEDTRKICQKMEGALDRAFQVIDNILLVASGKEDVPLDIAPIRVDQLVGSVLEDFRPLHPVSLFLDYPDEISVDVGKMRQVLWNLIKNADEALAETLDGQITILSWASQDTVTICVADNGPGIPPEVRDRLFLPGYTRGKENGRGFGLFGSKKIVEAHGGRIWFESVCGQGTKFFVQLPLKST